Proteins encoded in a region of the Vicia villosa cultivar HV-30 ecotype Madison, WI linkage group LG5, Vvil1.0, whole genome shotgun sequence genome:
- the LOC131601588 gene encoding RING-H2 finger protein ATL58-like isoform X2, whose amino-acid sequence METSTNKSQGPSSSTDSDIDNSDSGCCSSSSSSRSDAAAAAELKLYRAFIFSVPIFFTLILVFLFYVFYLKPRRVDWSSIRMRSVSVLQHHNHNNDISTSDLGLKKELREMLPIIVYNESFSVKDTLCSVCLLDYQPDDRLQQIPICGHTFHMNCIDLWLASHSTCPLCRLSLLPTAKSSTETSNMQCLDYLSFMADILTMKLSDGGHEQ is encoded by the exons ATGGAAACTAGTACCAACAAATCTCAAGGCCCTTCTTCTTCTACTGATTCAGACATTGATAATAGTGATTCAGGTTGTTGTTCCAGCAGTAGTAGTAGCAGATCTGATGCTGCAGCAGCAGCTGAGTTGAAATTGTATAGGGCTTTCATATTCTCTGTGCCTATTTTCTTCACTTTGattcttgtttttcttttctatgttttctATTTGAAACCTCGGAGGGTTGATTGGTCTTCTATAAGGATGAGGTCTGTTTCTGTTTTACAACAtcataatcacaacaatgatatctCCACT TCTGATTTGGGGTTGAAGAAAGAATTGAGAGAGATGTTGCCTATTATTGTGTACAATGAAAGCTTCTCTGTCAAAGATACACT ATGCTCAGTGTGTCTTTTGGATTACCAACCAGACGACAGACTACAACAGATTCCGATATGCGGCCATACGTTTCATATGAATTGCATTGATCTTTGGCTCGCCAGCCACAGCACCTGCCCTCTCTGCCGTCTGTCACTACTACCTACCGCTAAATCATCAACCGAAACATCTAATATGCAG TGTTTAGATTATTTATCGTTCATGGCAGATATACTGACAATGAAACTCTCTGATGGAGGCCACGAGCAGTGA
- the LOC131601588 gene encoding RING-H2 finger protein ATL7-like isoform X1, translating to METSTNKSQGPSSSTDSDIDNSDSGCCSSSSSSRSDAAAAAELKLYRAFIFSVPIFFTLILVFLFYVFYLKPRRVDWSSIRMRSVSVLQHHNHNNDISTSDLGLKKELREMLPIIVYNESFSVKDTLCSVCLLDYQPDDRLQQIPICGHTFHMNCIDLWLASHSTCPLCRLSLLPTAKSSTETSNMQATSSEEMEMQRRNDETPAMEFSDSVSTSHQETTVIENVSGEVGINPHPRIDVQEQNVRNNQ from the exons ATGGAAACTAGTACCAACAAATCTCAAGGCCCTTCTTCTTCTACTGATTCAGACATTGATAATAGTGATTCAGGTTGTTGTTCCAGCAGTAGTAGTAGCAGATCTGATGCTGCAGCAGCAGCTGAGTTGAAATTGTATAGGGCTTTCATATTCTCTGTGCCTATTTTCTTCACTTTGattcttgtttttcttttctatgttttctATTTGAAACCTCGGAGGGTTGATTGGTCTTCTATAAGGATGAGGTCTGTTTCTGTTTTACAACAtcataatcacaacaatgatatctCCACT TCTGATTTGGGGTTGAAGAAAGAATTGAGAGAGATGTTGCCTATTATTGTGTACAATGAAAGCTTCTCTGTCAAAGATACACT ATGCTCAGTGTGTCTTTTGGATTACCAACCAGACGACAGACTACAACAGATTCCGATATGCGGCCATACGTTTCATATGAATTGCATTGATCTTTGGCTCGCCAGCCACAGCACCTGCCCTCTCTGCCGTCTGTCACTACTACCTACCGCTAAATCATCAACCGAAACATCTAATATGCAG GCCACGAGCAGTGAAGAAATGGAGATGCAACGGAGAAATGACGAAACGCCCGCCATGGAATTCTCTGACTCGGTATCTACTAGTCATCAAGAAACCACTGTCATTGAAAATGTCTCGGGAGAAGTTGGGATCAACCCTCACCCGCGCATCGATGTTCAAGAGCAAAACGTACGAAACAACCAATAG
- the LOC131601589 gene encoding uncharacterized protein LOC131601589: MGLGTWFKHKFTDPVLLVLRGGAEPKQVSFSAALGITLGVFPICGVTVLLCGIAISLLGSFVNAPILLLANFFATPIELSLIIPFLRLGEFITGTPHFTLSSDVLKKVLTGQASKQVLLSIANALLGWLAGSPLILASLYILLLPCFKFLIRKLSSPPSSPRMPLQPLIDIGSKTRDV; encoded by the exons ATGGGTTTAGGAACATGGTTCAAACACAAATTCACAGATCCTGTTCTCTTGGTTCTTCGAGG GGGTGCTGAACCTAAGCAGGTATCTTTCTCTGCTGCTCTTGGGATTACTCTTGGAGTGTTTCCTATTTGTG GTGTAACTGTGTTACTCTGCGGTATTGCTATATCGTTACTTGGATCGTTTGTTAACGCTCCCATTCTGTTGCTTGCAAACTTCTTTGCTACTCCCATTGAGTTGAG TTTGATTATACCGTTTCTGCGCCTCGGTGAATTTATCACTGGCACACCTCATTTTACTTTATCATCTGATGTTTTAAAGAAAGTTCTTACGGGTCAAGCTTCAAAGCAAGTCCTACTAAGCATTGCCAATGCG TTATTAGGATGGCTAGCTGGATCGCCTTTAATTTTGGCAAGTCTTTACATATTACTCTTACCGTGCTTTAAGTTTCTAATTCGGAAACTCAGCAGTCCTCCTTCGAGTCCAAGGATGCCGCTCCAACCACTGATAGATATTGGGTCTAAGACAAGGGATGTTTGA